The region TGTAGCTCAGGTGGTTAGAGCGCACGCCTGATAAGCGTGAGGTCGGTAGTTCGAATCTACCCAGGCCCATTGGACTTACGCGATTCGTGGGTCCGATCCTCTCCAATTATCCTCTCCAATTGGAGAGGATTTGGGGACCCGGAGCCGCCCCCCCGGTACGTCTCCAGAGCCTTCCTGAGCCGGTCCTCGTCGGGCCGCTGGTAGCATTTGAGGACCGTCTGGGCGGTCTTCCAGCCGCCCAGATCGCAGAGGACCTTGAGCGGCAGGTCCATGAGGTCGGAGGCGAATTTCCGCCTCAGCGAATGCCAGCCGCGCCCCCACCTGGGATCGAGTCCTGCGCGCCGCTCGGCCTTCGTCCACCAGTCGCGCGCGAGCGAGCGGCTCATGCACGCGAACGGATCCTTCGGCGCCGGCATCACGGGCGCGTCCCCGATCCCGGGGTTGTGCCTCCGCGCCTCGACCAGAACGGCCTGTGCGATGGCGGTGATCGGCGTCCGGTGCTCGTACCCCGTCTTCTCGTGCTCGCCGCGCCACCGGATCATTCGGGAGTCGAGGTCGATGTCGGACCAGCGGAGCTGGCGGATCGCCCCGATCCGGTGGCCCGTTTCGTGCGCGAGCACGAGCGCCACCCGGAACCGCCACTCCACCTCGCCGGCCACGCGGAGCAACGCCTCGTACTCGGCCTGGGTGAGCACCACCCGGGTCGGATTCTTCTCGGACGGAGCCTTGAGGCCCCGGAGCGGATTCGATTCGAGGAGAAACCTTCCCTCCTCGTCCCTCGACCGCGCAGCCCAGTTGAGGATGGCGAGCAACAGCTTGAGGTCCTGCTGGATGGTCCGGTCGGCGGCGGGTTTGCCGCTCCGCCCCGCCTTGCCCGCGCGGCGTGCCCGGATGAAGCGGTCCCAGTCGCGCTGCGAGAGCGTCGCGGCCTTGCGGTGGCTTCCGAAGAACCGGAGGAACATCCTCATCGTGGCCCGGTCGTACTTCCGCGACCCTTTCGCCTTGGTGGGCGTCACCTCCTCACCGTAGATTTCAAACAGCGTCTTGAGGGCGAGCGGCTCGGGCTCGGCGTCCGCGGCCACCGGCTCCGCGATCCCGGCGGCGATCTCGTCGGCTTGCTTCTTGGCCCTGGCCCAGTCGCGGTGCCTCAGCGACCTGCGCAGCTTGCGTCCGCCTTCGCGCCACTCCACCTGCATGATGCCGGATTTGGGATCGGGGAAGACCCGCACCCGGTTCCGGCCCCACTCGCCGGCGCGGTAGACGCGCCGGCCACGTTTCGTGCGTGCCATCATTCGATTCCTTTTTCGATGATGGACCGCACGATCTGCCTGTTGGAAACCTCGCGGCGCCGGGGCTTCCCCGCCAGTCGCGGCCCGCGCGGCGCGTGGGCCTTCCGGGGAAGATCCTTGAGCGCGATCCTGGGCGCGCCGGGCCGTCCGGCGTTGGGGATCTTGCCGTCGCGGACGAGGCGTCCGAGGTGGTCGGCGGAGTATCCGCTCTCGCGGGAGGCCTCGACGAGCGAGAACGTGGTCTCGTCCCGCTCGACGAGCGTGGCTTCGAGGTCGTCGGCGCAGCGCTCGATCGCGGTGGCCGGGGTCTCGCCGCCGTACCTGCGGAGCGACTTGGCCCGTCTGCGCCAGGCGGCGGGCAGGCCCTCGACGGTCGGTCGATTGGTCACGCGTTTCATTCCCAGTCTCCCTCTGCGTCCCTGCGCAGCGCGTCGGCGAGGTCCCGGTCCCCGTCTCCCCGCCGTACGGACCGTTCGGCGAGATCGACGCGGCTGCCCAGGTCGGCCAGGCCCGTCGCTCGGCCGACGCCGTAGATGCCGGCGGCGACGATCATGACGGCGAACGCCGCGTGCAGTCCCGCCGCGACGCCGTGCCGGGCGAGGATGAGCGGCCAGAGCGGCGCGAGGTAGTCGAGGCGTGACCCGCCGAGCAGGAACGCCGATCCGGCGAGCGCGGCGGTGAGTCCCGCGCTGATCTTCCAGGGCTGCATGCTGGTGGCTCCTTTGCGGTCAGAGTTCGACGGACGCCGGATCGCGGTCGGCGGGCCCCCTGAGCCAG is a window of Gammaproteobacteria bacterium DNA encoding:
- a CDS encoding site-specific integrase yields the protein MMARTKRGRRVYRAGEWGRNRVRVFPDPKSGIMQVEWREGGRKLRRSLRHRDWARAKKQADEIAAGIAEPVAADAEPEPLALKTLFEIYGEEVTPTKAKGSRKYDRATMRMFLRFFGSHRKAATLSQRDWDRFIRARRAGKAGRSGKPAADRTIQQDLKLLLAILNWAARSRDEEGRFLLESNPLRGLKAPSEKNPTRVVLTQAEYEALLRVAGEVEWRFRVALVLAHETGHRIGAIRQLRWSDIDLDSRMIRWRGEHEKTGYEHRTPITAIAQAVLVEARRHNPGIGDAPVMPAPKDPFACMSRSLARDWWTKAERRAGLDPRWGRGWHSLRRKFASDLMDLPLKVLCDLGGWKTAQTVLKCYQRPDEDRLRKALETYRGGGSGSPNPLQLERIIGEDRTHESRKSNGPG